The nucleotide window TTTGTTGGGCCGCAGCGCGCGTCGCCCCGGACGCATGTTTCAACCAGGAGTCATTTCTGAATCCCCCCATCGTCAGGGGAAATAATTCAATCGAATCATCGGCTTGCGGCTTTCAAAGGGGGGATGCGCGGCGCGACGACCCGCAAAGTCGCCGTACAAAACTGAAACAAAAATGCGGCGTTACGCCGCACTGCCGCATGGCCGACTCTCGCTCAGCCGCTTGAATGCGTGCTTTCGCACCGACTGGCACACACCCTGCTAAAGAGAGATTGCCACACGAGCACAGACGCGGACGAACGATACCGCGCACACAAGCGCAAGCGAGTTGGACCACGCAGGACCGAGCGGGAAACTGTTACAAGCAGGAAAGCGCACGAACAAGCGGGACTATGGGGCCGGCACGACGAACACAAAAGCCGCACGGGAAACGGCAAACAACAACGAGTTCGGCGAACGGAATCAAAAAACAGGAGGCGGCTCGCGCCGCTTCGTACGAGGACCAGTCATGTTAACCCTTCAATCCGATCTTCACGGCAACCATTTGCTGGGCGCCCTCCCGTCGCATGAATGGCAGGCTCTCGCCCCGCACCTCGAACTCGTTCATCTACGCACCGAGCAGTTGATCTGCGACTCTGGCCAGCGCATTCATCACGTGTACTTTCCGACGACGGCGATCGTCTCGCTGCTCTCGACGATGGAAGACGGCAGTTCGGTCGAAATCGCGGCTGTCGGCCGCGAAGGCATGACGGGCGTGCCCGTACTCACCGGCGGCGAAACGATGCCGAACCGCGTGCAGGTGCAATGCGCGGGCTTCGCTTATCGCATGAGCGCGCAAGCCCTCAAACAGCAGTTCGCGCGCTCGGACTTCCTGCGCCGCCTCATGCTGCTCTATATGCACGCGCTCCTCACGCAGGTCGCACAAACGGCCGCGTGCAATCGTCACCATTCGCTCAACAAGCAACTGTGCCGCTGGCTTCTGATCGAAGTGGACCGCGTCGCTTCCAACGACCTCAACGTCACGCAGCAACTGATCGCCGACATGCTCGGCGTGCGCCGCGAAGGCATTACCGAAGCGGCCGGCAAGTTGCACGACGAAGGCCTGATCCATCACAGCCGCGGGCATATCCGCGTGCTCAATCGCGAAGGTCTCGAAGCCCGCGCCTGCGAGTGCTACGGGCTCGTGCGCCGCGAATTCGACCGGCTGTTGCCGCGCCTGCACCAGGCGGAAACGGTCGAGTGAGCACGTAATCGCGCGCGTTTGCGTTTCGCGCCGCGAGTCCGTTTGCGAGTCGTCCCCGAACAAAGCGTGCCCGTAGCGGCACGCTTTTTCGCGCCTGTTCGCTTTGCCTGCGCCTTCGCGCATACGTTCACGCAAGCTCGAAGGCAGCAAGAACACACAGGATACCGAAGCAATCGCCTCTTGCCGCTTGATCTGGAGAAAACAGGAGCGCGCCCTCTTCTCTTCAGCCTTGCGGGATTCAGCGGGCCGAAGGCACGAGCGCCTGCGCAAGCGGCAAGGCAGGCAGGTGCTCGCGTTCGCGCACGAACGGGTCGGTCGGCTCCTGAAACTTCGGATCCGGGCTCGTGTCGGCGTTACGCAATTGCACGGGCGCGCCGTCGTTCTTCGCAACCTTGCGATTGTCGCCGCAGGGATGATCGGTGAGCGCGGCAGCTTCGCGGAAATCGTCTTCCTGACACATGATGTTGAACGCAATGTCCTTGCGGTCCATGCGCCACGCCACAGCTGCATTCAGGCGCTTGTTGCAGTCCATATCCTTGATGGTGCCAGCGGCCGTCGCGCCCACGCCCACCACCGACACCGCAGCGGAAATGCTGCCCCAGCACGTCTCGGTCACCGAGGCCGTCAAGGCCGGCGCATAGACCGTGGGCGTCGTCCGCACATCGTAGGAGCCGTGATACGTCACGTCCGACGCGCCACCGCTCGGCAGCACGACGGTATTGGAAACGGTGCTCGTCTGGCTCGACGTGGACGTGGTCCCCGACGTCATCGTCGGCGTGGTTTGCGCCCACGCAGCGCCTGCAAACAGCAAGACCCCGGCAACGGCGATTTTTTGTTTCAGCTTGCTCATTCTTCTCTCCGTGAACGGAAAGGGGGCAGCGCCCCCTTTCCGACGCGCTAGTGAACGGCTGACCCGTTCGGATTACCAGTGCATGCCGCCCGTGAGCGAACCCGAACCGCCCGCTGCAACGATGCCAACGCCGCCATCCGCATTGGCCGTGCCGGTGCCGTTCGCGGTCGCGTTCGACGTAAAGCCCGAGCCACCGTAGCTGCCGCTCGAACCGTTGAACGACGTGTTGATCACCGACGAATTGAAGTTCTGCGAACCCGACTGCGTGGCGCTCGTGAAGCCAAGCGTCGACGAGTTCTGGTTCGTGGTCGTCGTGCCGGTCTGGCCGACGTTCCCGTTAGCCGTCTGGCCGTAGGTCTGCGAATTGCCGTTTTGCGTCGTGTAGCTCGAACCGAACGTGAGGCTTGCGTTCGAGAACGACTGGTTGCCTTGCGACACAGTGGCGTCGATATGGCCCGGCACCGTCAGTGCCGAGGTGAAGCTGCCGTTGACCGACGAGGTCGAGTTCGACGTGAGTGCCGTGGCGCCAAAGCCGACGCCCGCTGCGCCCACCGCCGACGTGGTGGAGGACGACGGCGCGCCCGGACCGCCTGCAAATGCGGCGGTCGAACCGAGAGCGAGCATGGCGGCGAGCGAAATGGCCTGAATCTTCTTCATGATTGTGGTCTTCCTGAGAAAGCAGGGGAACGTTGGATGAATGCGCGCGCACTCCCCCTGATAGCGCGTGCGCATTTAATGCGATTTCAATTGCAATGCTTATAAAGTCACTGCATTACGACGCGCGAATATTCCTGCGGAATAGCCCGATATCGGGAAGACCGTTTAGATGGAGTTACCAGATTGAAAATCGCGCGCAAGATGCCATTACACTTTACGCATTCGCGTAAATCAGGCGCTCATGCAGAATTGAAAATCCGGTGGATGGCGACGAATGCCCGGAATAATCCTGTTCTATTCGCGGACCCTATTGAATAGCAGTCCGATACAAATCGCTCAACACCCGCCGTTGTCATTGCTTCCCCATGCACCGCGCGGCATGCGCCAACTACTCTCTCGCATTGCCTGACAGAAACCCACGGGCTGCTGCACATTTTTGCGCACCGCCCTTCCCCTGTCCGGTCTTTTCGACGTCTCTTTTAGCGAACCATTTGCATAACGTCGCCGGACGGTGAATTTATATCTCAGACAGTCAGACTATTGCTACGTCATTCGCACGTTTTGTGTGCGGTTCTCAACGTAGTGAATAGACATGCCCTTGAATGTGAGGATTTTCTTTCAAGAATAACTGAAAGGCAAATTGAAATATAAGATAGTTGTGCAGACAACCAGATCCAGAAAATCACATTCTTTTAATGATTAATTGCGATTTTCGGTTCGGCGGCCCACGCAGGGCCGCCATAAGAAAGAGCGGCAACGCACAGGCAAAAGCAGGCGGAAGCCTGTTGCACGTGCCGCTCTCGCGAGACCGCTCAGGCCTTGCGGTATTCGATACGCTCGACGCCGGTTTCACCACCAAGCAGGCAGAAGTCCGCGCCGCGTGCGGCGAACAGACCAACCGTCACCACGCCCGGCCATGCGTTGACATGCGCCTCGAACGTGCGCGGATCGCTGATGCGCAGGCCCTTCACGTCAAGGATCTCGTTGCCGTTGTCGGTGATAAAGGGCGATCCGTCCTTCTGCACGCGCAGCACCGGCACACCGCCGAGCGCCGTCACGCGGCGGCCAATGGCCGTGCGCGCCATCGGCACAACTTCGATGGGCAGCGGGAACTGGCCGAGCACGTCGACGCGCTTGCTCGCATCAGCGATGCAGACGAACACGTCCGACACCGAAGCGACGATCTTTTCGCGCGTGAGCGCGCCGCCGCCGCCCTTGATCATGGCGCCTGCGCCGTCGATTTCATCGGCACCGTCCACGTACACGGGCAGCGATTCGATCTCGTTGAGGTCGAAAATCTTGAAGCCGTGTGCTTCGAGGCGCGCGGTGGTCGCGACCGAGCTCGAGACGGCGCCGCGGTAGCGGCCCTTGCTCGCCGCGAGGGCGTCGATGAAGCAGTTCGCGGTGGAGCCCGTGCCGACGCCGATGATGGCGCCTTCCGGCACGTTCGCATTGACATAGTCGGCGGCGGCCTGCCCGACCAGTTGCTTGAGTTCGTCTTGAGTCATGGGAGTACAGCCCGAGGAGGAGAAAAACGCGGAATACGCATAGTTTACCGGAGATGCGGGCACGGGTTGCCCGCATCTCGCAGGATCGCGCGACGGGTGATCAGCGGACGATCAGCGCACGGCTGAGCGTTGGCGCACCGCCTCGAACAGACACACACCCGAAGCGACGGAAACGTTCAGGCTCTCGACCGTGCCCGCCATCGGAATCTGCATCACTACGTCGCAGGTTTCGCGCGTGAGGCGGCGCATACCCTCGCCTTCGGCGCCCAGCACGAGCGCGACGGGGCCATCGAGCTTCGTCTCGTAGAGGCTCGCGCCCGCGTCGCCGGCGGTCCCCACCACCCACACGTCCGCGTCCTTGAGTTCGCGCAGCGCACGCGCAAGATTCGTCACGGTGATATAGGGCACGGTGTCGGCGGCACCGCTCGCCACCTTCGCTGCCGTCGCGTTCAGACCCACGGCGCGGTCGCGCGGAGCGATCACCGCGTGCGCGCCGGCCGCATCGGCCACGCGCAGGCACGCGCCGAGATTG belongs to Paraburkholderia flagellata and includes:
- a CDS encoding Crp/Fnr family transcriptional regulator, with protein sequence MLTLQSDLHGNHLLGALPSHEWQALAPHLELVHLRTEQLICDSGQRIHHVYFPTTAIVSLLSTMEDGSSVEIAAVGREGMTGVPVLTGGETMPNRVQVQCAGFAYRMSAQALKQQFARSDFLRRLMLLYMHALLTQVAQTAACNRHHSLNKQLCRWLLIEVDRVASNDLNVTQQLIADMLGVRREGITEAAGKLHDEGLIHHSRGHIRVLNREGLEARACECYGLVRREFDRLLPRLHQAETVE
- the rpiA gene encoding ribose-5-phosphate isomerase RpiA: MTQDELKQLVGQAAADYVNANVPEGAIIGVGTGSTANCFIDALAASKGRYRGAVSSSVATTARLEAHGFKIFDLNEIESLPVYVDGADEIDGAGAMIKGGGGALTREKIVASVSDVFVCIADASKRVDVLGQFPLPIEVVPMARTAIGRRVTALGGVPVLRVQKDGSPFITDNGNEILDVKGLRISDPRTFEAHVNAWPGVVTVGLFAARGADFCLLGGETGVERIEYRKA
- the rlmB gene encoding 23S rRNA (guanosine(2251)-2'-O)-methyltransferase RlmB; the encoded protein is MSRLKVLYGFHAVTARLRHDASTVEDVYYDPTRRDRRMQDFLHTAKEAGARVIAADETRLWGLAHTERHQGVVARVHDLALAQNLAELLDGIQGSPLLLVLDGVTDPHNLGACLRVADAAGAHAVIAPRDRAVGLNATAAKVASGAADTVPYITVTNLARALRELKDADVWVVGTAGDAGASLYETKLDGPVALVLGAEGEGMRRLTRETCDVVMQIPMAGTVESLNVSVASGVCLFEAVRQRSAVR